From Actinomycetota bacterium, a single genomic window includes:
- a CDS encoding methyltransferase domain-containing protein, translating into MTDDATRDSLKIWDALAPAYEQYRVFMKVTENPVTERMIAAMEAKPGDTILELTAGPGELGLTLAEDRPDVNVIISDFAPSMVSIAETNTKERRVSNVETRVIDAQAIDLPDASVDGVLSRYGLMLVPDVAKAFAEIRRVLKPGRTLAYAVWGPLETNPWMMMLGAVLMQRGHFTPPPGGGFFPLTKEEDNKAAASAAGFAHVEVETIDHPHEHPSFESYWELSTGCSGPLVPIVESLSEDERKAVRAQIEEYTASFRSGNGMSFPSRRLFVRAS; encoded by the coding sequence ATGACCGACGACGCGACGAGGGATAGCCTCAAGATCTGGGATGCGCTCGCACCCGCTTACGAGCAGTACCGCGTGTTCATGAAGGTGACCGAGAATCCCGTCACCGAGCGGATGATCGCCGCGATGGAAGCCAAGCCCGGCGACACCATCCTCGAGCTCACCGCCGGGCCTGGGGAACTCGGCCTGACGCTCGCCGAGGACCGGCCAGACGTAAACGTGATCATCAGCGACTTCGCGCCGAGCATGGTCTCGATCGCCGAAACCAACACCAAGGAGCGTCGGGTGTCGAACGTCGAGACGCGCGTCATCGACGCGCAAGCGATCGACCTCCCCGACGCGTCCGTGGACGGAGTGCTGTCGCGCTACGGCCTGATGCTCGTCCCGGACGTGGCAAAGGCGTTCGCGGAGATCCGGCGCGTCCTCAAGCCGGGCCGCACGCTGGCGTACGCGGTGTGGGGTCCCTTGGAGACGAACCCGTGGATGATGATGCTCGGCGCGGTCCTGATGCAGCGCGGGCACTTCACGCCTCCTCCCGGCGGGGGGTTCTTCCCGCTGACCAAGGAGGAGGACAACAAAGCCGCCGCGTCGGCGGCCGGCTTCGCGCACGTAGAGGTCGAGACGATCGACCATCCCCACGAGCATCCGAGCTTCGAGAGCTACTGGGAACTCTCCACAGGTTGCTCGGGACCTCTGGTGCCGATCGTCGAGAGCCTCTCCGAAGATGAGCGCAAGGCCGTGCGCGCTCAGATCGAGGAATACACCGCGTCGTTCCGTTCCGGCAATGGGATGAGTTTCCCGTCCCGGCGACTCTTCGTGCGAGCGTCGTGA
- a CDS encoding acetate--CoA ligase family protein: protein MTAGLDRFFHPRTIAVIGATDDKRKPGYALLMKVKARADRDGATVYGVNPRLTDIDGIACYPTLEEVPADIDVAVIMIGDAEKGLRDAVAKKARFAVIFTAGFREVGAEGAKREEELAKIARDGGVRLFGPNTNVNAFEMFPETDGKKLALITQSGHQGRPIAQGVELGIGVKYWAPTGNEADLESADFIEYFVDLPDVAVVSAYIEGFKSIPRLKAAAEKAARAGKPIVLVKIGRTEAGQRMAMAHTGHLTGSDDVMSAFFRQYGMVRVDDLDELLETSALFTRLPRPNGEGLCVYAISGGTGAHMADLCAWGGLTLPTLTEGSQQKLREAIPDYLTVSNPVDNGAQVVRKGGLNKQCIDICLDDPNVDILVCPITGILPSMSKVVAGDIVDAYKEAKKPVIVIWGSPVTDEEGYRILVDGGVPMFRSFRSFVVGLRRYLDYWKFLSTFEERVAPAPRVPSGFETMLAGSGALSEYDSASLAAQFGVPFARSALCETEEKAVDAASKLGGRVVMKACGSGILHKSDAGLVRIGVTDPAATFRELDAAGREHAGDAGYDGVLVQELADDGEEVIVGFTNDPLFGPVVLFGLGGIFVEVLKDFALRVAPLTRRDAEEMIREVKGFPLLDGARGRPKADVDALADLLMKVSQMACEVGGRVSELDLNPVRVRPAGQGVIALDALVVRALGSV from the coding sequence GTGACGGCCGGGCTCGATCGCTTCTTCCACCCGCGCACGATCGCGGTGATCGGCGCGACCGACGACAAGCGCAAGCCCGGCTACGCGCTGCTCATGAAGGTCAAGGCCCGCGCCGATCGCGACGGCGCCACCGTTTACGGAGTGAACCCGCGCCTCACCGACATAGACGGGATCGCGTGCTACCCCACGCTCGAGGAGGTCCCTGCCGACATCGACGTCGCCGTGATCATGATCGGCGACGCCGAGAAGGGCCTCCGCGACGCCGTCGCCAAGAAGGCGCGCTTCGCGGTGATCTTCACTGCCGGCTTCCGCGAGGTCGGCGCCGAGGGCGCGAAGCGCGAGGAGGAGCTCGCCAAGATCGCACGCGACGGCGGGGTGCGACTCTTCGGCCCCAACACGAACGTCAACGCGTTCGAGATGTTCCCCGAGACCGACGGGAAGAAGCTCGCGCTGATCACGCAGTCGGGTCACCAGGGTCGGCCGATCGCGCAAGGCGTCGAGCTCGGCATCGGCGTGAAGTACTGGGCACCGACCGGGAACGAGGCCGACCTCGAGTCGGCCGACTTCATCGAGTACTTCGTCGACCTGCCCGACGTCGCCGTGGTCTCCGCGTATATCGAGGGATTCAAGTCGATCCCCCGCCTCAAGGCCGCGGCCGAGAAGGCCGCGCGCGCCGGCAAGCCGATCGTGCTCGTGAAGATCGGGCGGACCGAGGCCGGGCAGCGGATGGCGATGGCGCACACCGGGCACCTGACCGGATCGGACGATGTGATGAGCGCCTTCTTCCGTCAGTACGGGATGGTGCGGGTGGACGACCTCGACGAGCTGCTCGAGACCTCGGCTCTGTTCACGCGGCTCCCGCGTCCGAACGGCGAGGGCTTGTGCGTCTACGCGATCTCCGGCGGGACGGGAGCGCACATGGCCGACCTCTGCGCATGGGGCGGGCTGACGCTTCCAACGCTGACGGAGGGATCGCAGCAGAAGCTCCGCGAGGCGATTCCCGACTATCTCACGGTGTCGAACCCGGTCGACAACGGGGCGCAGGTCGTTCGGAAGGGCGGGCTGAACAAGCAGTGCATCGACATCTGCCTCGACGACCCGAACGTCGACATCCTCGTCTGTCCGATCACCGGGATCCTGCCATCGATGTCGAAGGTCGTCGCCGGCGACATCGTCGACGCGTACAAAGAAGCGAAGAAGCCGGTCATCGTGATCTGGGGTTCGCCGGTGACCGACGAGGAGGGCTATCGGATCCTCGTCGATGGCGGCGTCCCGATGTTCCGCTCGTTCCGCTCCTTCGTGGTCGGCCTGCGCCGGTACCTGGACTACTGGAAGTTCCTCTCGACCTTCGAGGAGCGCGTCGCGCCGGCGCCGCGAGTGCCGAGCGGCTTCGAGACGATGCTCGCCGGTTCGGGGGCGCTGTCCGAGTACGACTCGGCGTCGCTCGCCGCGCAGTTCGGCGTTCCGTTCGCGCGATCGGCCTTGTGCGAGACCGAGGAGAAGGCGGTCGACGCGGCTTCGAAGCTCGGCGGGCGCGTCGTGATGAAGGCGTGTGGGTCCGGGATCCTGCACAAGTCCGACGCGGGACTCGTTCGCATCGGCGTGACCGACCCAGCGGCGACCTTCCGTGAGCTCGACGCGGCCGGACGGGAGCACGCCGGCGACGCCGGCTACGACGGCGTGCTCGTGCAGGAGCTCGCGGACGACGGCGAAGAGGTGATCGTCGGGTTCACGAACGATCCCCTGTTCGGGCCGGTCGTCCTGTTCGGGCTCGGCGGGATCTTCGTCGAGGTCTTGAAAGATTTCGCGCTCCGCGTCGCCCCGCTGACCCGGCGCGACGCCGAAGAGATGATCCGCGAGGTCAAAGGCTTCCCGCTGCTCGACGGCGCACGCGGCCGCCCGAAAGCCGACGTCGACGCGCTCGCCGACCTGCTCATGAAGGTGTCGCAGATGGCGTGCGAGGTCGGCGGCCGGGTCTCCGAACTGGACCTGAACCCGGTGCGGGTCCGGCCTGCCGGGCAAGGCGTTATCGCACTCGACGCCCTGGTGGTGCGTGCTCTCGGGAGCGTCTGA
- a CDS encoding Zn-ribbon domain-containing OB-fold protein — translation MSSQPLRPVPGPDDASEPFWEACARHVLLLQACGGCGTLRFPPRPMCPRCNSFEQAWVPASGRGRVWSWVIAHPPVLPAFADRAPYNVIVVELDEGVRMIGNLLETPNEEIAEGMPIEVAWEDVEDGVSLPQWRPTQ, via the coding sequence TTGAGTTCCCAGCCGCTCCGTCCCGTGCCGGGCCCCGACGATGCCTCGGAGCCCTTCTGGGAAGCGTGCGCGCGGCACGTGCTCTTGCTGCAGGCGTGCGGGGGATGCGGCACGCTGCGGTTCCCACCGCGCCCCATGTGTCCCCGGTGCAACTCGTTCGAGCAGGCGTGGGTGCCGGCTTCGGGTCGTGGACGGGTCTGGTCCTGGGTGATCGCCCACCCGCCCGTGCTCCCGGCGTTCGCCGACCGCGCGCCGTACAACGTGATCGTCGTCGAGCTCGACGAAGGGGTGCGGATGATCGGCAACTTGCTCGAAACGCCGAACGAGGAGATCGCCGAGGGCATGCCCATAGAGGTCGCGTGGGAGGACGTCGAGGACGGCGTTAGCCTTCCGCAATGGAGACCGACTCAGTGA
- a CDS encoding lipid-transfer protein: MNDYPRDAAAIVGVGHTEFSKNIGRPERTIALEAIKMALDDAGLTAKDVDGLVKFSLENTMEVEIVRNLGIPNLSFFGDVGYGGGAGCGAVGHAAMAIATGVAETVVVWRARNRGSGGRPWATRPTNKQPGEMQWFLPFGLSRPVDQIAMLTRRHMIEYGTTQEHLGHVATSVREHATRNPNAMMRKPMTMDDYLAARWVSEPLRLFDCCLESDGALAFVLTTPERAAALKQPAVLVRAASQGIGPDHLVMANYFTANPLDTPARYAAQELWRLAGMGPDEIDCAQFYDAFSPLIVISLEEYGFCKPGEGGPFAAEGNLKLGGALPSNTSGSSLSEAYVHGMNLILEGVRQLRGTSTSQVENCENVLVTSGNGVPTSSLVLRKP, translated from the coding sequence CTGAACGACTATCCGCGCGACGCCGCAGCCATCGTGGGCGTCGGGCACACCGAGTTCTCGAAGAACATCGGGCGGCCCGAGCGGACGATCGCGCTCGAGGCCATCAAGATGGCGCTCGACGACGCCGGCCTGACCGCGAAAGACGTCGACGGCCTGGTCAAGTTCTCGCTCGAGAACACCATGGAGGTCGAGATCGTCCGGAACCTCGGCATCCCGAACCTCTCGTTCTTCGGGGACGTCGGTTACGGCGGCGGCGCGGGCTGCGGCGCGGTCGGGCACGCGGCGATGGCGATCGCGACCGGCGTGGCGGAGACCGTCGTCGTCTGGCGTGCCCGGAATCGCGGATCCGGCGGGCGGCCGTGGGCGACGCGACCCACGAACAAGCAGCCCGGCGAGATGCAGTGGTTCCTGCCGTTCGGCCTGTCGCGTCCGGTGGATCAGATCGCGATGCTGACGCGCCGCCACATGATCGAATACGGCACCACCCAGGAGCACCTCGGCCATGTGGCGACGTCGGTCCGCGAGCACGCGACCCGGAACCCGAACGCCATGATGCGCAAGCCGATGACAATGGATGACTACCTGGCCGCGCGCTGGGTGTCCGAACCGCTGCGCCTCTTCGACTGCTGCCTCGAGTCGGACGGCGCGCTCGCGTTCGTGCTGACCACGCCCGAGCGGGCCGCGGCGCTGAAGCAGCCGGCCGTGTTGGTGCGGGCGGCGTCGCAAGGGATCGGGCCCGACCACCTCGTGATGGCGAACTACTTCACGGCGAACCCGCTTGACACGCCGGCCCGGTACGCAGCGCAGGAGCTGTGGCGGCTCGCCGGGATGGGGCCCGACGAGATCGACTGCGCCCAGTTCTACGACGCGTTCTCGCCGCTGATCGTGATCTCGCTCGAAGAGTACGGCTTCTGCAAGCCCGGCGAGGGTGGGCCGTTCGCGGCCGAAGGCAATCTGAAGCTGGGCGGTGCGTTGCCCTCGAACACCAGCGGCTCGTCGCTGTCCGAGGCGTACGTTCACGGGATGAACCTGATCCTCGAGGGCGTGCGCCAGCTGCGCGGCACGTCGACGTCGCAGGTCGAAAACTGCGAGAACGTGCTCGTCACGAGCGGCAACGGTGTGCCGACGTCGTCGCTGGTATTGAGGAAGCCTTGA